The DNA segment GGCTGAAATGCTTTATGGAGTTTGACACCTAGAGCCTTTGCATTCCTTTGTAAAACAGTAATCACGTTATGATCCCCAGTTTCTACGTTCCAGCCTCAGATGTTTCCGTATTTGTAAATTGAACATCTAGCTGGGTCCTGTCCAAATCCAGTACGCTCCAGGAGTGGATTAGAGTGATTGGGGCCACTAAGTTCTTGAGCGCAGGGCCTGCCTGAGAAGCTCTTTTCCTGGCCTATCTCCTCTCAGGTAACGGGACCAACACTTGCATGTGCCTCAACGCCACCGTGTGCGAGGTCTTCCGGAAGGGCTTCCTGATGCTCTACCCTTTCAGCACTGAGTACTGCCTCATCTGCTGTGCTGTGCTCTTCGTCATGTGGAAGAACGTGGGCCGCAGCCTGGCAGCCCACTCAGGTGCCCATCCCAACAGACCACCCTTCCGCCTGCACGGGGCCATCTTTGGGCCACTGCTGGGCCTTTTGGCACTGGTGGCTGGGGTATGCGTCTTTGTGCTCTTCCAGATCGAAGCGAGTGGCCCTGACATAGCCCGCCAGTACTTCACCCTGTACTATGCATTCTATGTGGCTGTGCTGCCCACCATGAGCCTGGCGTGCCTGGCGGGCACAGCCATCCATGGACTGGAGGAGCGTGAACTGGACACGCTCAAAAACCCCACACGCAGCCTGGATGTGGTGCTGCTGATGGGCGCTGCACTGGGCCAGATGGGCATTGCCTACTTCTCCATCGTGGCTATCGTGGCCACCCAGCCACATCAGCTACTCAACCAGCTCATCCTGGCCTACTCACTGCTGCTTATCCTGCAGCACATCACTCAGAATCTCTTCATCATCGAGGGCCTGCACCGCCGTCCTCTCTGGGAGCCTGTGATCTCTGGTGTGCCGGAGAAGCAGGATATTGAGCTACCCCGCAGAGGCTCCCTGCGGGAGCTGGGTCAGGACCTACGGAGAGCCTCAAGGGCCTACATCCACTCCTTCAGCCACCTCAACTGGAAACGCAGGATGCTCAAGGagatctctctcttcctcatcctctgcaatatcacaGTGAGTGTCTGGGCAGAAGTTGGTGGGGCGGTGTGTGTGGGCGTGGTCATGGTGTGTGGGCGTGGTCATGGTGTGTGGGCGTGGTGTGTGGATCCAGAGCCCCTGATTTAGGaagtctctcttctctttccaactACCTTTATGTTTTTTTGAGAGCCAGGAGTATCTCCAGCAGCTACTTGCAAGCTGCCCGGCACAAATTAATGTGCTCCACACATAGCAAAGTGCTCTTTACAAATGTGTGAGATTAAGACAGGCGGGCAGGAGAAGACACAGGTGGCTGTAACTAGCAGAAATTGTAACGCCTGAGCTCAGGGCCTAGGGTCCAAACGATCTAGCTTGGCAGCGTAGATTGCTAGCTGGGAGTTCCTGCCAAGTATCATGTATAGCAGCAGCCCTCTAGGGCTCAGTCCTGTGAGCCAAGTTGGCCAAGGCCTTCTGTGTCAGGGACTAAGAAAGACTCTTGGCTGTGAACCTGGCTCTGCAAGGCCCAGGATGATGATGTGTAGTATTGCAGGAACTACTGGTTCTAGGTCAGTCTCCCCTGAGCTGTGTGCTCCCCCTTCCTCACCCAGcagcttccttcccctctctctctctcctcagctgTGGATGATGCCTGCCTTTGGCATACACCCAGAGTTTGAGAATGGACTGGAAAAGGATTTTTATGGCTACAGGACCTGGTTCACCATTGTTAACTTCGGCCTGCCTCTGGGGGTCTTCTACCGCATGCACTCTGTTGGGGGACTCGTGGAGGTCTACCTGGGGGCCTGAGTGCCCAAGGAACCCAGCCACAGAAGAACCCCGAAAGTGCCAAGGCAGAAAAAGGAACTTGGAGTATCTGGGCAAGACACATCACATCAAGAGGTACAGACCCCTGCCTGGGGTTCCCAAAGTGACCTATCCTCAACCTGACTGAGAAGAGAGGATACTGACTGAGGCTCAAAACCAACGATGGGGCTTGGAAACAGAGCCTCTTCACAACGGTCCATGTAGTCAAGGATATACCTGGGATGACTGCCAAAGACTGTGAGGGTCAGTAGGAAATTGTGGAGACTGGGGGCTGGAAGAGACTGAGGCCTTCTGTGGGACATCGCAGAAGCTCAGAACTCCAACTGGGAGCTCAGAACCCAGCACGCCAAGCTTGGCAGGcagccctgcccctcccccaccccaccccatctcctaATGAGCCCACTAATTAGCTGCCAGGCAGGGCCCAACAGCTCTTTCCTGCTCCCATAAACCCTGTTTGCTTGATCGATTCCATTCGGCCTTTGTGGCATTTGTTCCTGGGGACAGAACTGCCACCCCAGGTGTGGTGGGAAGGGTAGTCCTCTCAAGCGAGATAGTCCTGTTCCTCAGCCAGGAGTGGTCTACCCCCAGATTAATCTCTGCCTCATCTatggacaagaaggaagagatAAGTCTGGGCTTGCATAGCCCTGACCACTACCCTTCACCAGGACTGTCTCTTGGAACAAAGCCTCGGGAGCATTTTTGCAACCGGATCACTATGGGAAGTCGCAACAGCCTCGGCCTGCCCAGTGCCCAGGCCTGCCTGATCCTCTGAGCCACTGGGTGAGGCAGAAAGGTGAGCAAGCCAGCAACAACAGCaatccatccatctctctgagCCCAGAACAAGTATGTCCAGGGCAAGGCTCGAAGAGTGCAGCCCTGGCCCTGCGGCCAAGGCTCTGCCCTTCCCAGAAACCCCTGCTCCCATGAAGCCACATGCTATCAAGCCCAGGGGTGATGACCCGGGTCTCCTCAACACTGGTTCTGGCTACCTGAGGCTGTGCAAAGAACTTAGGCTTTTGGCCTCTCCTGTGTGGGCTTTTCTCTAGGTAACAACAGTCAAACCCTGGGGGATAGAGCACAATCCTGCAGCCAgaccagacacacaaacacacacacacacacacacacacacacacacacacacacacacgatcgcCAAAGTGGCagacgatggctcagtggtggggCAAGAGACCTCCAGAGATAACCACTGGGGTATAGAGTCCCCAGCTGCCCTGAAGGTAAGAACGCTAGCCAGGCACCTCCCTCAACTCCAGACACAGAGATACAACAGCACAGGGAGGGATGTTTTATTGTGTAAAGTGGCCGATTGTGCAGAGCAAAGATTGTACTGAcacaggggaggcaggggagacCCGGAGGCCAGAGCTGGGGCTCGTAGAGTGTGTAACTCCCACCACCCAGGCAGCAGGGAAGGCAGGGACACTGGCATCCTTCAGGCTCCACCAGCCAGGCAAAATTCCCAGACCCAGGGACAGAGCACCCTCGATACCCTACTTCAGGCTCCTAATGCACACGCCGCAGTCTTCATAAATGGCCAGCCCCCAGCCTCCAGCCTCCTTGGCCAGCAGCCCGGCCACTCTTTCCCCAAGGGCGCTGGCAAGAAGGCCTGGAACTAGGTGGCCAGGACTCCCTTTACTGTGACCAGGTACCCCCATGGGGCAGCACATGGCTCCTTTTTGAGAAAACCTACTAGGGCACAATGACCTGGCAGCTTCTGGGGACAGGCAGCACAAGGGCAGGTCTTGAAGGAGGAGCCAGAGTGGGCGGGGTGTCTCCAGAGACAAGGGGCTCCTAGAACAGCCTGGAGGGCAGAGGGgcactttttctttttgacaccCTGTTGTCTCCAGCCACATTGGGCACCTGGGACCCGCCATCCAGGACCAACCACTCTGCTTGCCCCACACCCTGATAATGGACCTTTAAGCTCAGAACAATGGGTTTGGGGAGCACTGGGGACTAGAACCAGCTCTCCTGGCCCTATTCCTCAGGTCTTCATCCTCACACCCGCTGGATCTCAAAGAGCTTCACGTCCGTGTCATACCAGATGGGCGGGTCCACATTCCTACAAAGGAGGGCACTGTCACCTTCTAGAAGGGGATACCTTGTAGACCCCCTCTCCCCCAAGGAAGAGCCAGGTAGCTACATGGCCCCCACCTAACCCCATTCCCTTACCCTGGGTAATGTGTGCCCGCCCTCAGCCTGATAGATTGGACATTAGCCCCACTATGGTTTGAGGAATCTAGAGTTAAGGCTGTCATAGGCGGGCAGTCCTAGGGAGACATCCAGATCCACCCCAGGTTGTAACTTCCCCACCCCTCACAGGGCCTACCTCAAATAGATGACACCCCACATGTAGGTACGGAACCACATGGCAGTCCCTGAGTTCGCCTGGTACTTGCGGATAAGGATGGGGTGGGGCACAGGCAAAAGCCCCACTAGGGTGCCATGCTGCAGGAACCTCAGGATCTCAGACTCATCCGTCAGACCCCTGGAGAAAGAGGCGGGGCCTccagcatgtacatgtgtgctccACAACACTCCCTCCCCTAGCCTGGGCTAACCCATCTCCACCTGCCCGCATGGCTTCTGGACTCACTTGTCAATGCAAATCTTCTCCACCTGGGGAACCAGGACCTGCAGCAGGCGCATGATGGTCTGCAGCGGCAGTTTTGACTTCCAGGACAAGATCTGTGAGAGCCACAACCAGAGTTATGGGACAGGCTTGTCCTTGACCCAGAACCACAGCTTcccaccccgccccgccccgcccaggCACAGCATGGCTGCCCCTGTGAAGGAAAACTGTTGTAATGGGAAGGGCCAGGCCATGCTGAAAAAGCACAGCCATGGGCCAGCTGCTGGGCCTCGTGCCTTCCGGAAGACTGTCCCCTTTAATCCTCACAATGGCTGGATGGCACGATCATAAGGCTGTTTATTACGCACATCCAGGGCAATCAGTGGGGCTTGCAGGAAACACACAGGGAGTGGAAGTGGTTTGGGGAGGAACTCAGCAAGGGTGATTGACAAAGGAATCAGTTATATGGGCGACCACTGAAAGTGAAGAAAGGAGGCAAGGTCATGCAACTGGAAGGACAGTCAGTCCTTCAGCGTGTCCCGCAGTGTGGTcaaatgtgtttggtttccttttttctatttttttttaaagatttatttatttcatgtatgtgagtgagtCTACCgttgctgtcttcatgcacaccagaagagggcatcggatcccattacagatggttctgagccaccatgtggttgctgggaattgaactcaggacctctggaagagcagtgctcttaccctatgagccatctctccagcccgtctttGGTTTTCTTACCCTAGTCTTTGCCTAGGCTGGAGCTTTCACAGCCCCTGCTCAGTGCCGTCTGCCCAAACCCCAGCTCCCAGATCCTCCTCCAGCTGTGTCCCTCACCCAATCTGATGTTGGGCTCCACTGGCCACTGGCTGATGCATTGGACAATCGTCTCTGCTCTCTCCATGTTTGGTTGGGCTCCTGGTTcccagaaagaaatggaagagacccgggaggaatggatacaaatagatacaaaggTGCAACCATAGAGCAACAGTCTCCTCTGGCTACACTACgggactgggggttggggggggtgcTGCACGAGAGGGTTGGCCCAGACCTATACCCTTTGCCCTGGGCCCAAGGGCCAGcctagcccagcccagcccagtgaCAGGTTTAGGGCCGGGGGCTGACAGAGAAGGCAGGGTAAAGGCCAGACTCAGATAAGGCTGATGGATGAGGAACCCGAAGGTCACAGGGCTTTGCTGTAACCAATAAACAAAAGGGAGAGGACTGTAAATAGCCCCCTCTCCCTCTGGTTCACCCATGCAGTCCCGTTTCCCTTGTTCTAATATGGCAACCTCAGAGTGCCCTGGCCCTTGCCCACTCCCACACTTCAGGgtccagagagaaagaaaatgaagtgacACTCAGTGCCATCCCCTAGGTGTCCCCAGCACCTACCCCCTCAGACGGACTGCCTTCTGCTGAGTTTTGCTGGGATTCTGGCTCTAGAGACCGCAAGGTACCATCCTCTGATACCTGGGATTTCTCCGTCAGCTTGTCGATGCCTGGGTGGGacacaggaggaagaaaggggacatGCTATAGTACCCCCCCCCGCGCCCAGGAGGCTGAGTGCTCCCCGTTCACAGCTGAAGTagtgtgtctgtccttctgtccgaCAGCTACTTTCAGTTCTGAGCCCCGTTCAGTTCATGTCCCTCCTCTAACCCCCACCAAGCGACCTAGGTCCACCCAGTTCTTCCACCCCCTGCACACTGTTGAATTCCTTTTCCTCGGCTTCTTAGTTAGGAATGACACCCAGAGATCAACCCACCCCCTGACCATGCACCCCCAGCCAAGCCCCACACTCTCCCAGCCTGAAGGCATCCAGACCTGGAGTGGCTACCAGGCTAGTCTTCAGGGTGCCTGGTTCCGCAGGGGCAGCAGGGCGGGAACCCTCCATAGAAGCACCCTCCTGGGAACCGGCCCGGGACAGGGGCTCCGGTGTCCTCCGCCGCCGCTGGAGTGCCTTGTGGATGGAAGGCGGGTCAGTGGGCAGGTTGGCCAGCTGGTGGAAGACTCCACGTTTGCGGATGATGGCATAGACCAGGTTGGAATTACCTGTGGGAGGAACGTGTCTGCCCTCAGAAAGCCATTTTCCTTCCCACCCCGCATCTGGGCTGGCTTCCAGGTCCAGAGGACAGTTTGTGAGATAGGAAGACGTCTTCCCCAGGGATAAGGACTGGATGGGgtggttggggacttagctcagtggtagagcgcttgcctagcaagcgcaaggccctgggttcggtccccagctccgaaaaaaagaaaaaaaaaaaaaaaaaaaaaaggactggacGGGGTGCCCAGAGAGGGAGTGGGGCAGACCCGATCGTATGGGTATCAGTGGCAATAGTGGATGGTTAGGCTGTTGGAGATAACCAAGAAGCTAGGTTGTGATGATGCCGGATGTTA comes from the Rattus norvegicus strain BN/NHsdMcwi chromosome 10, GRCr8, whole genome shotgun sequence genome and includes:
- the Otop3 gene encoding proton channel OTOP3 isoform X1 → MASQTSAPEPAPMPSSEAETTEAASTYDQANMDVETKHTGPPGAPKQKSWLALHFSLLLRRDRQAQKAGQLFSGLLALNVVFLGGAFICSMIFNKVAVTLGDVWILLAALKVLSLLWLLYYTVGTTRKPHAVLYRDPHAGPVWVRGSLVLFGSCTVCLNVFRMGYDVSHIHCKSEVELIFPAIEIVFMIIQTWVLWKHCKDCVQVQTNFTRCGLMLTLATNLLMWVLAVTNDSMHREIEAELDALMEKFSGNGTNTCMCLNATVCEVFRKGFLMLYPFSTEYCLICCAVLFVMWKNVGRSLAAHSGAHPNRPPFRLHGAIFGPLLGLLALVAGVCVFVLFQIEASGPDIARQYFTLYYAFYVAVLPTMSLACLAGTAIHGLEERELDTLKNPTRSLDVVLLMGAALGQMGIAYFSIVAIVATQPHQLLNQLILAYSLLLILQHITQNLFIIEGLHRRPLWEPVISGVPEKQDIELPRRGSLRELGQDLRRASRAYIHSFSHLNWKRRMLKEISLFLILCNITLWMMPAFGIHPEFENGLEKDFYGYRTWFTIVNFGLPLGVFYRMHSVGGLVEVYLGA
- the Otop3 gene encoding proton channel OTOP3, giving the protein MASQTSEAETTEAASTYDQANMDVETKHTGPPGAPKQKSWLALHFSLLLRRDRQAQKAGQLFSGLLALNVVFLGGAFICSMIFNKVAVTLGDVWILLAALKVLSLLWLLYYTVGTTRKPHAVLYRDPHAGPVWVRGSLVLFGSCTVCLNVFRMGYDVSHIHCKSEVELIFPAIEIVFMIIQTWVLWKHCKDCVQVQTNFTRCGLMLTLATNLLMWVLAVTNDSMHREIEAELDALMEKFSGNGTNTCMCLNATVCEVFRKGFLMLYPFSTEYCLICCAVLFVMWKNVGRSLAAHSGAHPNRPPFRLHGAIFGPLLGLLALVAGVCVFVLFQIEASGPDIARQYFTLYYAFYVAVLPTMSLACLAGTAIHGLEERELDTLKNPTRSLDVVLLMGAALGQMGIAYFSIVAIVATQPHQLLNQLILAYSLLLILQHITQNLFIIEGLHRRPLWEPVISGVPEKQDIELPRRGSLRELGQDLRRASRAYIHSFSHLNWKRRMLKEISLFLILCNITLWMMPAFGIHPEFENGLEKDFYGYRTWFTIVNFGLPLGVFYRMHSVGGLVEVYLGA